From Microcebus murinus isolate Inina chromosome 13, M.murinus_Inina_mat1.0, whole genome shotgun sequence, the proteins below share one genomic window:
- the LOC105867756 gene encoding olfactory receptor 2M3, which yields MMVWGNQTFSSDFILLGIFDHSPTHTFLFTLVLIIFAVAFLGNSAMVLLIYLDPHLHTPMYFLLSQLSLMDLTLICTTVPKMAFNYLSGSRSISVAGCATQIFFYTSLLGSECFLLAVMAYDRYIAICHPLRYTSLMSSKICGLLAASSWLLGSTDGIIDAVATFSFSYCGSREIAHFFCDFPSLLILSCNDTSTFEEVLFICCIVMIVFPVAIIIASYARVILAVIHMASGEGRRKAFATCSSHLMVVGMYYGAALFMYMRPTSDRSPTQDKMVSVFYAILTPMLNPLIYSLRNKEVARAFMKVLRKAKSGE from the coding sequence ATGATGGTGTGGGGGAACCAGACCTTCAGCTCTGACTTCATCCTGCTGGGAATCTTCGATcacagccccacccacaccttCCTCTTCACTCTTGTCTTGATCATCTTTGCAGTGGCCTTCCTGGGGAACTCAGCCATGGTTCTCCTGATCTACCTGGACCCCCACCTCCACACCCCAATGTACTTCCTCCTCAGCCAACTGTCCCTCATGGACCTCACCCTAATCTGCACCACCGTACCCAAGATGGCTTTCAACTACTTGTCTGGCAGCAGGTCCATCTCTGTGGCTGGCTGTGCCACACAAATTTTCTTCTATACATCACTGCTTGGCTCTGAATGCTTCCTGCTGGCTGTCATGGCTTATGATCGCTATATCGCCATTTGTCACCCTCTAAGATACACCAGTCTCATGAGCTCCAAAATCTGTGGACTTCTGGCTGcctcctcctggctcctgggCTCTACAGATGGTATCATTGATGCTGTAGCTACATTTTCCTTCTCCTATTGTGGGTCTCGGGAAATAGCTCACTTCTTCTGTGACTTCCCATCCCTACTGATCCTCTCATGCAATGACACATCAACATTTGAAGAGGTTCTTTTCATCTGCTGTATAGTAATGATTGTTTTCCCTGTAGCAATCATAATTGCTTCCTATGCCCGTGTTATTCTGGCTGTCATTCACATGGCGTCAGGGGAGGGTCGCCGCAAAGCTTTTGCCACCTGTTCCTCCCACCTCATGGTGGTGGGAATGTACTATGGAGCAGCCCTGTTCATGTACATGCGGCCCACTTCTGATCGTTCACCCACCCAGGACAAGATGGTGTCTGTTTTCTACGCCATCCTCACTCCCATGCTGAACCCTCTCATCTACAGCCTCCGCAACAAGGAAGTGGCCAGAGCATTCATGAAGGTGCTAAGGAAAGCTAAGTCTGGAGAGTGA